Proteins encoded in a region of the Bacteroidota bacterium genome:
- the murD gene encoding UDP-N-acetylmuramoyl-L-alanine--D-glutamate ligase has product MSKRISILGAGESGVGAAILANKLGYDVFVSDMGVIKPRYIKELEQLKVSFEEGTHSEEIILNSELVVKSPGIPDNVPLVTTLKEKGVEVISEIEFASRYTEAKIVAVTGSNGKTTTSMLIYHILKLEGLNVGLAGNIGESFARQVAGNEFDYYVLELSSFQLDGIVSFRPHIAVLLNITPDHLNRYDYKFENYRDSKLRIAMNQIESDYLIYDANDEGNLSGLKNNPVKSIEVPYGENIKGITYGKLNYKNIEMNYNHQNDNITMTIDELALQGKHNARNSLAGGMAAKLLGVRNRTIRNGLSSFEAVEHRLENFKSVEGINFINDSKATNVNATFYALDSMKKTTVWIVGGVDKGNDYSDLIPFVRDKVRAVVCLGVDNEKLMKVFGNKVDVITETFSMKEAVNTAYTLARRGDNVLLSPACASFDLFDSYEDRGFQFKEEVGHLEQ; this is encoded by the coding sequence GTGAGTAAAAGGATTTCCATATTAGGAGCAGGTGAGAGCGGAGTTGGTGCGGCCATTTTGGCTAACAAGCTTGGCTATGATGTTTTTGTTTCCGATATGGGAGTGATAAAGCCCCGGTATATAAAAGAGCTTGAACAGTTGAAGGTGTCTTTTGAAGAAGGAACTCACAGTGAGGAAATTATTCTGAATAGTGAGTTAGTTGTGAAGAGTCCGGGAATTCCTGATAATGTACCGCTGGTAACCACCCTGAAAGAAAAGGGGGTTGAGGTAATATCGGAAATAGAATTCGCCTCAAGATATACAGAAGCAAAAATCGTTGCAGTTACCGGATCAAACGGTAAAACTACAACATCGATGCTTATTTATCATATTCTGAAGCTGGAAGGATTAAATGTAGGACTGGCAGGTAATATAGGAGAAAGTTTTGCGCGTCAGGTTGCAGGAAATGAGTTTGATTATTATGTGCTGGAGCTGAGTAGTTTTCAATTGGACGGGATAGTAAGTTTTAGACCTCATATCGCCGTTTTATTGAATATTACTCCTGATCATCTTAATCGCTACGATTATAAATTTGAAAATTATCGCGATTCGAAACTTAGAATTGCTATGAATCAAATAGAATCGGACTATTTAATCTATGATGCAAACGACGAAGGAAATCTGTCAGGTCTAAAAAATAATCCTGTGAAATCTATAGAGGTTCCATATGGCGAAAATATAAAAGGGATAACATACGGAAAGTTGAATTATAAAAATATTGAAATGAACTATAACCACCAAAATGACAATATAACTATGACAATCGATGAACTGGCTCTGCAGGGAAAACACAACGCGAGAAACTCTCTTGCGGGTGGTATGGCAGCAAAATTACTCGGAGTAAGAAATAGAACTATCAGAAATGGTCTGTCGAGTTTCGAAGCTGTAGAACATCGTTTGGAAAATTTTAAAAGTGTTGAGGGAATAAACTTTATTAATGATTCGAAAGCCACTAATGTAAATGCCACTTTCTATGCATTGGATTCAATGAAAAAAACTACTGTATGGATTGTTGGAGGTGTGGATAAAGGAAATGATTATTCCGATTTAATACCCTTTGTGAGGGATAAAGTTAGAGCTGTGGTTTGTCTTGGTGTGGATAATGAAAAACTGATGAAGGTTTTTGGGAATAAGGTTGATGTTATTACTGAAACTTTTTCAATGAAAGAGGCTGTAAATACAGCGTATACTCTTGCCAGAAGAGGGGATAATGTATTACTTTCGCCAGCCTGTGCAAGTTTTGATTTATTCGATAGTTATGAGGATAGAGGATTCCAGTTTAAGGAGGAAGTTGGACACTTAGAGCAATAA